From one Geoalkalibacter halelectricus genomic stretch:
- a CDS encoding UDP-N-acetylmuramoyl-tripeptide--D-alanyl-D-alanine ligase, protein MKLDLATIARITHGTLIPSGAQGEVEGVSTDSRSIESGALFVPLRGERYDGHDFLVQAARRGAAACLSEEIVAGFPTPVVHVADTLRALGELAAAWRQGFSGPLVAVTGSSGKTTTKEMLACILEQTAPGLKTEGNFNNLIGVPLTLFNLKRAHRWAVIEMGMSARGEIARLCEIARPRVGIITNIGPAHLEALQGVEGVARAKGELFASLPSGGVAIVNADDQRTRDLPVANGVRRLLFGECERAEVRARDIRIHGHEAAFKLCLGAEEILVRLRVPGRHNVHNALAAAAAAQSLGIEPALIARGLGRYRPIAGRLNLANLPGGALLIDDSYNANPLSVKAALATLDEMPGGGRRIAVLGDMLELGQEAARLHREIGAEAARRCDFLMVLGSMAQELAEGARAAGMAESRVWVARDHQEIAARLQNILSRGDRLLVKGSRGMKMEKICALLQERQEFRLAVVI, encoded by the coding sequence ATGAAACTTGATCTGGCGACAATTGCCCGCATTACCCACGGCACCCTGATTCCCTCCGGGGCTCAGGGCGAGGTGGAAGGCGTTTCGACCGACAGCCGCTCCATCGAGTCGGGAGCGTTGTTCGTGCCCCTGCGCGGCGAACGCTACGATGGCCACGATTTCCTGGTGCAGGCGGCGCGTCGCGGCGCCGCTGCCTGCCTTTCCGAGGAGATCGTCGCCGGTTTCCCGACACCCGTGGTGCACGTGGCCGACACCCTGCGCGCCCTCGGTGAACTCGCGGCGGCCTGGCGCCAGGGTTTCAGCGGGCCCCTGGTGGCGGTAACCGGCTCCTCGGGCAAGACCACTACCAAGGAAATGCTCGCCTGCATCCTCGAGCAGACCGCGCCCGGACTCAAGACCGAGGGCAATTTCAACAATCTGATCGGCGTGCCGCTGACGCTGTTCAACCTGAAGCGCGCCCACCGCTGGGCAGTGATCGAGATGGGCATGAGCGCGCGCGGCGAGATCGCGCGCCTGTGTGAAATCGCCCGACCCCGGGTGGGGATCATTACCAACATCGGTCCCGCGCATCTGGAAGCCCTGCAGGGTGTGGAAGGGGTGGCCCGCGCCAAGGGCGAACTCTTTGCTTCCCTGCCGTCCGGGGGGGTCGCCATCGTCAACGCCGACGATCAGCGCACCCGCGACCTGCCCGTCGCCAACGGCGTGCGGCGCCTGCTCTTCGGCGAATGTGAGCGCGCCGAGGTGCGCGCCCGCGATATCCGCATTCATGGCCATGAAGCGGCGTTCAAGCTGTGCCTGGGCGCGGAGGAAATCCTCGTGCGCCTGCGGGTTCCTGGGCGCCACAACGTCCACAACGCCCTGGCGGCGGCCGCCGCGGCGCAGAGTTTGGGGATTGAGCCGGCGCTTATCGCCCGCGGACTGGGGCGCTACCGTCCCATAGCCGGGCGTCTCAATCTGGCCAATCTGCCCGGGGGCGCGCTGCTCATCGACGACAGCTACAATGCCAATCCGCTCTCGGTCAAGGCGGCCCTTGCCACCCTGGATGAAATGCCGGGCGGTGGGCGGCGTATCGCGGTTTTGGGCGATATGCTTGAGCTCGGGCAGGAGGCGGCCCGTCTGCACCGCGAGATCGGGGCCGAGGCGGCCCGCCGCTGTGATTTTCTCATGGTTCTGGGCAGCATGGCCCAGGAACTCGCCGAGGGCGCCCGCGCCGCCGGAATGGCCGAAAGTCGGGTGTGGGTCGCGCGCGACCACCAGGAAATCGCCGCGCGGCTGCAGAACATTCTGAGCCGAGGCGATCGTCTGCTGGTCAAGGGTTCCCGGGGAATGAAAATGGAGAAAATCTGCGCACTGCTGCAGGAACGTCAGGAATTCCGCCTGGCAGTGGTGATCTGA
- a CDS encoding UDP-N-acetylmuramoyl-L-alanyl-D-glutamate--2,6-diaminopimelate ligase has translation MLDSVRLSLLLPGPFAAARPPVRDVDVNALCYDSRRVAPGSVFFALRGVQADGHGFIDEAVARGAVAVVMEESRDLPEAVAGLVVPDSRAALAAAARIFYGDPSAAMQVVGVTGTNGKTTTTWLLESILSAAGHHPAVFGTVNYRLGERALPAPHTTPEAVEMLQILREFRDQGADSLVLEVSSHALEQHRADGIHFSVGVFTNLTPEHLDYHGDMESYFAGKKRLFTHLLPRDGGRAVIHVGDDYGRRLAAEVPGALTCGVDARADVRPVDMDLSLEGIRGKIRTPEGMLEIESALLGQFNLENLLCAVAAATALGLPPQAIEKGIRRAPQVPGRLEQVVNQRGAVILVDYAHTGDALEKALAAVRRLQPRRVITVFGCGGDRDPGKRPVMGEVAARLSDLVILTSDNPRTENPQGIIDQIVPGLRRGNAAPLTGQTLSQDTRGGYVIEADRRRAIGLAVSLLAPGDLLLVAGKGHENYQIVGGERLHFDDREEVQRALGEQEVS, from the coding sequence ATGCTCGATTCTGTGAGGCTTTCACTGTTGCTTCCCGGCCCCTTCGCGGCGGCGCGGCCACCCGTGCGGGACGTTGACGTGAACGCCTTGTGTTATGACAGTCGGCGCGTCGCGCCGGGCAGTGTTTTTTTCGCCCTGCGCGGCGTGCAGGCCGATGGCCATGGCTTTATCGATGAGGCTGTCGCGCGCGGGGCGGTCGCGGTGGTGATGGAAGAGTCGCGGGATCTGCCCGAGGCGGTGGCGGGCTTGGTGGTGCCGGATAGCCGTGCCGCCCTGGCGGCGGCCGCCCGGATTTTTTACGGCGATCCCAGCGCCGCCATGCAGGTGGTCGGTGTCACGGGAACCAACGGGAAAACCACCACCACCTGGCTGCTGGAATCGATTTTGAGTGCCGCCGGTCACCATCCGGCGGTGTTCGGAACGGTGAATTATCGCCTGGGCGAGCGCGCTTTGCCGGCGCCGCATACCACGCCCGAGGCGGTGGAGATGCTGCAAATTCTACGAGAGTTTCGCGACCAGGGCGCCGACAGCCTGGTGTTGGAAGTGTCCTCCCACGCCCTTGAGCAGCACCGCGCCGACGGGATTCATTTTTCGGTGGGGGTTTTTACCAATCTGACTCCCGAGCATCTTGACTATCACGGCGATATGGAGAGCTATTTCGCCGGCAAGAAGCGCCTGTTCACGCACTTGTTGCCGCGCGACGGCGGTCGCGCGGTCATTCATGTGGGCGATGACTACGGGCGGCGCCTGGCCGCCGAGGTGCCCGGTGCCCTGACCTGCGGCGTCGACGCGCGGGCCGATGTCCGGCCCGTGGACATGGATCTGTCCCTGGAAGGTATTCGGGGCAAGATTCGCACCCCTGAAGGCATGCTTGAGATTGAATCCGCTCTGCTGGGTCAGTTTAACCTGGAGAATCTGCTTTGCGCCGTGGCGGCGGCAACCGCGCTGGGTTTGCCGCCCCAGGCCATTGAAAAAGGCATTCGCCGGGCCCCGCAGGTGCCGGGACGCCTCGAACAGGTGGTGAACCAGCGCGGTGCGGTGATTCTGGTCGATTACGCCCATACCGGCGATGCCCTGGAAAAGGCCCTGGCGGCGGTGCGCCGGTTGCAGCCCCGACGCGTCATTACGGTGTTCGGTTGCGGCGGCGACCGCGACCCCGGCAAACGGCCCGTCATGGGCGAGGTGGCCGCGCGTTTGTCCGACCTGGTCATCCTCACCAGCGACAATCCGCGCACGGAAAATCCCCAGGGGATCATCGACCAGATCGTTCCCGGGCTGCGCCGTGGCAATGCAGCGCCCCTGACGGGGCAAACTCTGTCGCAGGACACGCGCGGCGGCTATGTGATCGAGGCGGACCGCCGCCGCGCCATCGGTCTGGCCGTTTCTCTTTTGGCTCCCGGTGATCTGCTCCTGGTGGCGGGCAAGGGCCATGAGAATTACCAAATCGTTGGCGGTGAGCGCCTTCATTTCGACGATCGCGAGGAAGTGCAGCGCGCTCTTGGGGAACAGGAGGTTTCCTGA
- a CDS encoding penicillin-binding protein: MAARPTKHPDKAERWFRIRLRLVGAVFVAAFFLVAGRAYYLQVVTGEMWQKRAEQQFQRAIPLAPQRGNIYDRSGAEMAVSLENDSIYAEPPRLGDADAAARQLAQALNLPLAEVRDKLNSRRGFVWIKRRVTPAESERVRALRLAGIDFIKEHKRYYPNSEIGAQVVGFTGLDPQGLEGLELAYDSDLLGGGGYLLMEQDALGRRMTAGNNIVREAAQSHSLHLTIDRNLQYVVERELAAQVRAMRARAGTVVLMEPATGRILAMASQPDFNPNVFWRHKPEQWRNRAISDTFEPGSTFKIFLMAAALEQGVIRANQTFFCENGRYRIGGRTIHDHRPYQNLTAAEILKVSSNIGTAKIAKILERERFHHYIERFGFGHRTGIDLRGEVTGLVRGPGQWFEIDLAAISFGQGISVTALQLASATSAIANGGRLMRPYLVERIVDGQGQVVREQTPTVMHRVVSREVAAQVRDMMVAATEQGGTGTLAAIPGFRVAGKTGTAQKVDPVTGGYSADKRVSSFVGFVPAEDPQLVMVVVLDEPQEKTYGGLVAAPVFSRIGGQALRQLGISPTLPKGIDPLPPVLEVRTPALAPLVVGEPSGEGPGRMPDLSGMSYRQVLQVMERTGLNIRLEGSGRVVEQIPRSGEKIRFDSEVRVRLAAPT, encoded by the coding sequence GTGGCAGCGCGACCGACCAAGCATCCCGATAAAGCCGAGCGCTGGTTTCGTATCCGGCTGCGCCTGGTCGGTGCGGTCTTTGTGGCGGCTTTTTTCCTGGTGGCCGGGCGCGCCTACTACCTGCAGGTCGTCACCGGCGAGATGTGGCAAAAGCGCGCCGAGCAGCAATTTCAGCGCGCCATCCCCCTGGCGCCCCAGCGCGGCAACATCTATGACCGCAGCGGCGCCGAGATGGCCGTGAGTCTGGAAAACGACTCCATTTACGCGGAGCCGCCGCGTCTGGGGGATGCCGATGCGGCGGCGCGCCAGTTGGCTCAGGCGCTCAACCTGCCCCTGGCGGAGGTGCGCGACAAGCTCAACAGCCGCCGCGGCTTTGTGTGGATCAAGCGGCGCGTGACACCGGCCGAGAGCGAGCGGGTCAGGGCCTTAAGGCTGGCCGGCATCGACTTTATCAAGGAGCACAAGCGCTACTATCCCAATTCCGAAATCGGTGCCCAGGTGGTCGGGTTCACCGGGCTGGACCCTCAGGGCCTGGAGGGGTTGGAGTTGGCCTACGACAGCGACCTGCTTGGCGGCGGGGGCTATCTGCTTATGGAGCAGGACGCCCTGGGACGACGCATGACCGCGGGCAACAATATCGTGCGCGAAGCCGCGCAAAGCCACAGCCTGCACCTGACTATCGATCGCAACCTGCAATATGTGGTGGAACGTGAGCTTGCCGCCCAGGTGCGGGCCATGCGCGCGCGCGCCGGCACGGTAGTGCTGATGGAGCCCGCGACGGGACGCATTCTGGCCATGGCCAGCCAGCCCGATTTCAATCCCAACGTATTCTGGCGTCACAAGCCGGAGCAATGGCGCAATCGCGCCATTTCCGACACCTTCGAGCCGGGCTCGACGTTCAAGATCTTTCTCATGGCAGCCGCCCTCGAGCAGGGGGTGATCAGGGCCAATCAGACTTTTTTCTGCGAGAACGGCCGCTATCGCATCGGGGGGCGCACCATTCACGACCATCGCCCCTACCAGAACCTCACCGCCGCGGAAATTCTCAAGGTCAGCTCCAATATCGGCACCGCCAAGATCGCCAAAATTCTGGAGCGTGAGCGTTTTCATCATTACATCGAGCGCTTTGGCTTCGGCCATCGCACCGGCATCGATCTGCGCGGCGAGGTGACGGGGCTGGTGCGCGGGCCGGGGCAGTGGTTCGAGATCGATCTGGCGGCCATCTCATTCGGTCAGGGCATCAGCGTCACGGCCCTCCAGTTGGCTTCGGCGACTTCAGCCATCGCCAATGGCGGCCGGCTCATGCGTCCGTATTTGGTCGAGCGCATCGTCGACGGGCAGGGCCAGGTGGTGCGGGAGCAGACGCCGACGGTGATGCACCGGGTCGTATCGCGAGAAGTCGCGGCGCAGGTGCGCGACATGATGGTGGCCGCTACGGAGCAGGGCGGCACCGGAACCCTGGCGGCGATACCGGGATTTCGCGTGGCCGGTAAAACCGGTACCGCGCAAAAGGTCGACCCGGTGACCGGTGGTTATTCGGCGGACAAGCGTGTTTCGTCCTTTGTCGGCTTTGTTCCGGCCGAAGATCCGCAGTTGGTGATGGTTGTGGTCCTCGATGAGCCGCAGGAGAAAACCTACGGCGGCCTGGTCGCGGCGCCGGTATTTTCGCGTATCGGCGGGCAGGCCCTGCGCCAATTGGGCATCTCGCCGACTCTGCCTAAAGGAATCGACCCCTTGCCGCCGGTGCTGGAAGTGCGCACCCCGGCTTTGGCGCCCCTGGTGGTCGGAGAGCCAAGTGGCGAGGGGCCGGGTCGTATGCCCGATCTTTCGGGCATGAGTTATCGCCAGGTGCTTCAGGTCATGGAGCGCACCGGCCTCAATATCCGCCTGGAAGGTTCGGGTCGGGTAGTGGAACAGATCCCCCGTTCGGGGGAGAAAATTCGTTTCGATTCCGAGGTGCGGGTGCGCTTGGCCGCTCCCACCTAA
- the ftsL gene encoding cell division protein FtsL, translating to MAESIANNRFPSFIRLSLGRPRLLPVLFFVGLVLAISLLFVWSRIEVFELKYEISALETALREGQQENRQLRLEVASLRSPSRIENIARTRLGLREPTPEQIINVR from the coding sequence ATGGCTGAGTCCATTGCCAACAACCGATTTCCGAGTTTCATCCGTCTCAGCCTGGGGCGCCCGCGTTTATTGCCGGTGCTGTTTTTTGTCGGCCTGGTGCTGGCGATATCCCTGCTCTTCGTGTGGTCGCGTATCGAGGTCTTTGAGCTCAAATACGAAATCTCGGCCCTGGAAACCGCCCTTCGCGAAGGCCAACAGGAGAACCGCCAACTGCGCCTGGAAGTGGCCAGCCTGCGCAGTCCCTCGCGCATTGAAAATATTGCGCGCACCCGGTTGGGGCTGCGTGAGCCGACGCCTGAGCAGATCATCAATGTTCGCTGA
- the rsmH gene encoding 16S rRNA (cytosine(1402)-N(4))-methyltransferase RsmH, whose product MVGAVPGHVPVMSAEVLAYLRPAGGETYLDGTLGGAGHARLILEASVPDGRLVGLDRDPEALERGRRRLAHFGPRVQLFHSNFSHMAAVASEARIAGFDGILLDLGVSSYQLDESRRGFSFRADAPLDMRMDPSTGSTAAEVVNGAEEQELARIFRDFGEERFARRIARKIVAVRQAAPILTTAQLAELVRDAVPGGKVPARIHPATRVFQALRIFVNDELRHIADGLEQAVALLRPGGRLVVISFHSLEDRLVKHFFRQEARACICPPRVPRCVCNHRPRVELLTRKGVRPGAEEVENNARARSAVLRAVRRLAEV is encoded by the coding sequence ATGGTCGGGGCGGTGCCGGGCCATGTTCCGGTCATGTCTGCCGAGGTTCTGGCCTATCTGCGGCCGGCCGGCGGCGAGACTTATCTCGACGGGACCCTGGGCGGCGCCGGCCATGCGCGCCTGATTCTGGAAGCTTCCGTTCCCGACGGGCGTTTAGTCGGGCTTGATCGCGATCCCGAGGCCCTGGAACGCGGCCGCCGGCGGCTGGCGCACTTTGGCCCGCGCGTGCAGTTGTTTCACAGCAATTTTTCGCACATGGCAGCCGTGGCGAGCGAGGCGCGTATCGCCGGGTTTGACGGTATCCTGCTCGATCTGGGCGTGTCCTCCTATCAGCTCGATGAGTCCCGGCGAGGGTTTTCCTTTCGTGCCGACGCCCCCTTGGACATGCGCATGGATCCCAGCACCGGATCCACCGCCGCCGAGGTTGTCAATGGTGCCGAGGAGCAGGAGCTGGCACGTATTTTTCGTGATTTCGGCGAGGAACGCTTCGCTCGCCGTATCGCCCGCAAAATCGTCGCGGTCCGGCAGGCCGCACCCATCCTTACCACCGCGCAGCTTGCCGAGTTGGTGCGCGACGCGGTTCCCGGCGGCAAGGTGCCGGCACGGATTCATCCCGCGACTCGGGTCTTTCAGGCACTTCGGATCTTTGTCAACGACGAGTTGCGGCACATCGCCGACGGCCTCGAGCAGGCCGTCGCCTTGCTGCGGCCGGGCGGTCGATTGGTGGTGATCAGTTTTCACTCCCTGGAGGATCGCCTCGTCAAACATTTTTTCCGCCAGGAAGCGCGTGCTTGTATCTGCCCGCCCCGTGTTCCCCGCTGCGTCTGCAATCACCGCCCGCGCGTGGAGCTGCTGACCCGCAAGGGCGTTCGCCCCGGGGCGGAGGAAGTCGAGAACAATGCCAGGGCGCGCAGCGCGGTGTTGCGGGCGGTGCGCCGGTTGGCCGAAGTCTGA
- the mraZ gene encoding division/cell wall cluster transcriptional repressor MraZ, which produces MNFTGEFHNSVDAKGRLSIPARFREVLRQIGDESITLTKNMDGGLSAYPSARWQDIEKSIADIPAGPRRTALNRLVLNPAEICTFDKQGRIQVSQALRAHAGLEQDVVVVGGFDKIDIFSQARYAEVNRESQELLRADPQFVADLGL; this is translated from the coding sequence TTGAATTTTACGGGGGAATTTCACAACAGCGTCGACGCCAAGGGGCGCCTGAGCATTCCGGCCAGATTCCGGGAAGTTTTGCGCCAAATCGGCGACGAGAGCATCACGCTGACCAAGAACATGGACGGAGGTCTGTCCGCCTACCCGAGCGCCCGCTGGCAGGACATTGAAAAGAGCATCGCAGACATTCCCGCCGGCCCTCGCCGCACCGCCCTCAACCGCCTGGTTCTCAACCCCGCCGAGATCTGCACCTTCGACAAGCAAGGACGAATTCAGGTCTCCCAGGCGCTCCGCGCCCATGCGGGACTGGAGCAGGACGTGGTGGTGGTGGGCGGTTTCGACAAGATCGATATTTTCAGTCAGGCGCGCTACGCCGAAGTCAATCGCGAGTCGCAGGAGTTGCTGCGCGCCGATCCCCAATTCGTCGCCGACCTGGGGCTCTAG
- a CDS encoding HlyC/CorC family transporter, translating into MFEDLWMRLALLGVLFVLSAFFSGSETALMALDKLRVKYLVKKKKKNAERLEHMLDQPESLLGAILVGNNLVNIAASVFATGLFVHLYGERGELLTILILTPILLVFAEICPKTYAAKNPERVSFWVLRPILAVMWLLAPVIWLVTHISRMLTRLMQGEDKPSPILSEDEIRNIISVGEEAGVLPKENRRMLHGIFDLSAIRARDIMIPRTEVVAMEVNTPFEDALVLAQGARHSRFPVYEGSLDQVVGIIHSKDILRFVGRTEEFALREACRPPYFVPESKRIGTLLQAFRKKRVHLAIVVDEYGGMEGIVTLEDIVEEIVGEIQDEYDAEEAEIRPVAPRQYLIDGSVSLRILNRRFDLQLSEEHANTLAGFLMHRLGVIPEQGAVCEADGIVFTVRRVVERRIEEIEMVLPEEDKS; encoded by the coding sequence ATGTTTGAAGACCTCTGGATGCGCCTTGCCTTGCTCGGCGTGCTGTTCGTGCTCTCGGCGTTTTTTTCCGGGTCGGAAACCGCCCTGATGGCGCTTGACAAGCTGCGCGTCAAATACCTGGTCAAGAAAAAAAAGAAAAACGCCGAACGCCTGGAACACATGCTCGACCAGCCCGAGAGCCTGCTGGGCGCCATTCTGGTCGGCAACAACCTGGTCAATATTGCCGCATCGGTTTTCGCCACCGGTCTTTTCGTGCACCTTTACGGTGAGCGTGGCGAACTGCTCACCATCCTGATCCTCACCCCCATCCTGCTCGTTTTCGCCGAAATCTGCCCAAAAACCTACGCGGCGAAAAATCCCGAACGTGTCTCCTTCTGGGTGTTGCGGCCGATTCTAGCGGTCATGTGGCTATTGGCGCCGGTGATCTGGCTGGTGACGCATATCTCGCGTATGCTCACGCGCTTGATGCAGGGCGAGGACAAGCCCTCGCCGATTCTCTCCGAGGACGAAATCCGCAACATCATCTCCGTGGGCGAGGAAGCCGGGGTGCTGCCCAAGGAAAATCGGCGCATGCTGCACGGCATTTTCGACCTGTCCGCCATTCGCGCCCGCGATATCATGATCCCGCGCACCGAGGTGGTGGCCATGGAGGTCAACACTCCCTTCGAGGACGCGCTGGTGCTGGCCCAGGGCGCGCGCCATTCACGCTTTCCCGTGTACGAGGGCAGCCTGGATCAGGTGGTCGGCATCATTCACTCCAAGGATATCCTGCGCTTTGTCGGGCGCACCGAGGAGTTCGCCCTGCGCGAGGCCTGTCGCCCGCCTTATTTCGTGCCCGAATCCAAGCGCATCGGCACTTTGTTGCAGGCATTTCGCAAAAAGCGGGTGCATCTGGCCATCGTCGTCGACGAGTACGGGGGCATGGAAGGGATCGTGACCCTTGAGGATATCGTCGAGGAGATCGTCGGTGAGATCCAGGACGAATATGATGCCGAGGAAGCGGAAATTCGCCCTGTCGCCCCGCGTCAGTACCTCATCGACGGCAGCGTATCCCTGCGCATTCTCAATCGCCGCTTCGACCTGCAACTCTCCGAGGAGCATGCCAATACGCTGGCCGGTTTTCTCATGCACAGGCTGGGTGTCATTCCGGAGCAGGGCGCGGTCTGCGAAGCCGACGGCATCGTTTTTACCGTGCGGCGCGTCGTCGAGCGGCGCATCGAGGAAATTGAAATGGTTCTGCCGGAGGAGGACAAAAGTTAA
- the ligA gene encoding NAD-dependent DNA ligase LigA: MTLSEAKARHRRLCQEIEHHNYLYYALDQPQISDADYDGLLRELLEIERTFPELATPESPSQRVGAKPLEKFTPAPHSLPMLSLENALGETPWREFDARVRRFLASDEEIEYVCELKLDGVAVELVYREGRLVVGSTRGDGLTGEDVTDNLKTLGSVPLRLRAGAPELLEVRGEVYMDLAAFRTFNREREDEGEMVFANPRNAAAGSLRQLDPRITARRPLKIFCYGVGQVEGATQAAPTHYELLEQLRSWGLRVDLEHTRVVRGADAVWARYQELLADREELPFEIDGLVVKVNSRALQEELGAKSRSPRWAVALKFPPRQARTQVEDILLQVGRTGAITPVAQLHPVQVSGVTVSRASLHNWDEIARLDVRIGDQVIVERAGDVIPDVVRVLTEERRGDERAVPAPSACPACGSPAARLEGEVVYRCRNLSCPAQLKEAIRHFAARGAMDIEGLGERTIDQLLRQELIRDVADLFALRKEDLLRCERMGEKSAANLLHALDASRHRPLARFIFALGLRHVGEHLAKILARRFGSLAALSQASREDLLAVHEVGPQVADSVLSFFADPHNQSLLRKLHAQGVVPSEEQEQGGESLRGQTFVFTGTLTRMTRKEAEAMVEERGGRASGSVSAKTSYLVAGDEAGSKLDKARRLGVAILSEEQFLDLLDKEQAP, encoded by the coding sequence ATGACCCTCAGCGAAGCCAAAGCCCGCCACCGCCGGCTGTGCCAAGAGATCGAACATCACAACTATTTGTACTACGCCCTCGACCAGCCGCAAATCTCCGATGCCGACTATGATGGGCTGCTGCGCGAGCTTCTGGAAATTGAACGCACCTTCCCCGAACTGGCGACGCCCGAGTCCCCTTCGCAGCGCGTCGGCGCCAAGCCCCTGGAAAAGTTCACGCCGGCGCCCCACTCCCTGCCCATGCTGTCCCTGGAAAACGCCCTGGGAGAAACCCCATGGCGCGAGTTCGATGCGCGTGTGCGCCGCTTTCTGGCCAGTGACGAAGAAATCGAATACGTCTGCGAACTCAAACTCGACGGGGTGGCTGTTGAGCTGGTCTACCGCGAGGGCCGGCTGGTGGTGGGCAGCACCCGGGGAGACGGCTTGACCGGCGAGGACGTCACGGACAACCTCAAGACCCTGGGCTCGGTTCCCCTGCGTCTGCGCGCCGGCGCGCCCGAGCTTCTCGAGGTGCGCGGCGAAGTCTATATGGATCTCGCAGCCTTTCGCACCTTCAACCGTGAGCGCGAGGACGAGGGCGAAATGGTGTTTGCCAATCCGCGCAACGCCGCCGCGGGCAGCTTGCGGCAACTCGATCCGCGCATCACCGCGCGAAGGCCCCTGAAAATCTTCTGTTACGGGGTCGGCCAGGTGGAGGGCGCCACGCAGGCGGCACCGACCCATTACGAACTTCTCGAACAGTTGCGCTCCTGGGGGTTGCGCGTCGACCTGGAGCATACCCGGGTGGTCCGCGGGGCCGACGCGGTCTGGGCCCGCTACCAGGAGCTTCTCGCCGACCGTGAGGAGCTGCCCTTTGAAATCGACGGGCTGGTGGTTAAGGTCAACAGCCGCGCCCTGCAGGAGGAACTCGGCGCCAAATCGCGTTCGCCGCGCTGGGCGGTGGCGCTGAAATTCCCCCCCCGCCAGGCTCGCACCCAGGTCGAGGATATCCTCTTGCAGGTCGGCCGCACCGGAGCCATCACCCCGGTGGCCCAACTGCACCCGGTGCAGGTCAGCGGCGTCACCGTTTCGCGCGCCAGCCTGCACAACTGGGACGAAATCGCCCGCCTGGACGTGCGCATCGGCGACCAGGTGATCGTGGAGCGGGCCGGTGACGTGATTCCCGATGTGGTGCGGGTTCTGACCGAGGAGCGGCGCGGCGACGAGCGGGCGGTTCCGGCGCCGAGCGCCTGCCCCGCATGCGGTTCGCCGGCGGCGCGCCTGGAGGGTGAGGTGGTCTACCGCTGTCGCAATCTGAGCTGTCCGGCGCAGCTCAAGGAAGCGATCCGCCACTTCGCCGCGCGCGGAGCCATGGACATCGAGGGTTTGGGCGAGCGCACCATCGATCAGTTGCTGCGCCAGGAACTCATCCGCGATGTCGCCGACCTCTTTGCCCTGCGCAAGGAGGACTTGCTGCGCTGCGAACGCATGGGAGAAAAATCGGCCGCCAACCTGCTGCATGCCCTGGACGCCAGCCGCCACCGCCCCCTGGCGCGCTTTATCTTCGCCTTGGGGCTGCGCCATGTGGGCGAACACCTGGCCAAGATTCTGGCGCGGCGCTTCGGCAGCCTCGCGGCACTCAGCCAGGCAAGTCGCGAGGACCTGCTCGCCGTTCACGAGGTCGGCCCGCAGGTTGCCGACAGTGTGCTGAGTTTTTTTGCCGACCCGCACAATCAGAGCCTGCTGCGCAAACTGCACGCACAGGGCGTCGTCCCGAGCGAGGAACAGGAACAAGGGGGAGAGAGCCTGCGGGGGCAAACCTTTGTCTTCACCGGCACCCTGACGCGCATGACCCGCAAGGAGGCCGAAGCGATGGTCGAGGAGCGCGGCGGCCGCGCCTCGGGTTCGGTGAGCGCCAAGACCTCCTACCTGGTGGCCGGCGACGAGGCCGGCAGCAAGCTTGACAAGGCCCGCCGCCTGGGCGTCGCCATTCTCAGCGAGGAGCAATTCCTCGACCTGCTGGACAAGGAGCAAGCGCCATGA
- a CDS encoding acylphosphatase, which produces MTIIRAQVHIEGRVQGVSFRYHTRETARRLNLNGWVKNLPEGAVAALFEGEENNVRQMIDWCRRGPAAARVDKVDVSLSQGGEGLGSFEIVF; this is translated from the coding sequence ATGACGATCATCCGTGCCCAGGTTCACATTGAAGGCCGCGTGCAAGGCGTGAGCTTTCGCTACCACACCCGCGAAACGGCCCGCCGCCTCAATCTGAACGGCTGGGTGAAAAACCTGCCCGAGGGCGCCGTCGCCGCGCTCTTCGAGGGCGAGGAGAACAATGTGCGCCAGATGATCGATTGGTGCCGGCGGGGACCGGCGGCGGCGCGGGTCGATAAGGTCGATGTCAGCCTCTCGCAGGGCGGCGAGGGACTGGGGTCTTTTGAGATTGTTTTTTAG